The following proteins are co-located in the Oligoflexia bacterium genome:
- a CDS encoding lysophospholipid acyltransferase family protein has protein sequence MIFKLLSYPRALFNLFFMPAFTLICSLYALYIVSFKTRKDFENLSRKWAKVICYLSGIKLHVKGKENLKKYPSMILVSNHLALLDIPVLFLALPISFRMAAKAELFKIPLFGAALRASGMLPIARGNPQAAHAVLKQTLEKFNRKESFWMAPEGTRSKTGTVENFKLGAFYLAIEAKQPIVPICIYGTQFVLPKNSAFTNWGVWKQDVYVHILTPVDAEKQGIDGRYGLRDFVREAIVKEFSHLQASKTFRH, from the coding sequence GTGATTTTTAAATTATTAAGTTACCCGCGTGCACTTTTTAATCTATTCTTTATGCCAGCTTTTACATTAATTTGCTCACTTTATGCTTTATACATTGTTTCATTTAAAACGCGTAAAGATTTTGAGAATCTTTCACGTAAATGGGCAAAAGTTATTTGTTATCTTTCGGGCATTAAGCTCCATGTTAAAGGTAAAGAGAATCTTAAAAAATATCCTTCCATGATATTAGTCAGTAACCATTTAGCCCTTCTTGATATTCCTGTTTTATTTTTAGCGCTTCCAATTTCATTTCGTATGGCTGCAAAAGCTGAGCTTTTTAAAATTCCACTTTTTGGCGCAGCTCTTCGGGCCTCAGGGATGCTTCCCATTGCGAGGGGTAACCCGCAAGCGGCACATGCTGTTTTAAAACAAACTTTAGAGAAATTTAATCGTAAAGAAAGCTTTTGGATGGCTCCTGAAGGAACACGTTCTAAAACCGGTACGGTCGAAAATTTTAAACTTGGTGCTTTTTATCTAGCCATTGAAGCAAAACAGCCGATTGTTCCAATTTGTATTTATGGTACTCAGTTTGTTTTACCTAAGAACTCAGCCTTCACTAATTGGGGAGTTTGGAAGCAGGACGTTTATGTTCATATTCTAACTCCTGTGGACGCAGAAAAACAGGGGATAGACGGGCGTTACGGTTTGCGAGATTTCGTAAGAGAGGCCATTGTGAAGGAGTTTTCTCATTTGCAAGCTTCCAAAACTTTCCGCCATTAG
- a CDS encoding TIGR04552 family protein — MAVNLDFPKQLMKTVIGGFSTIDIPSLDFHSLEEAGEFLKSYGYDLSKPEEDDAIWKVFDQTIEMMQKFILEPDEKIPDVLASKDKVQDIRRLLLYASTRDHAQNIMQLWSCAILRVMHCVAHVENDLFFNYTSEIQDQILKPVQSRVVSLPHGELYLGSKDDVDQIPLMKFEVKAFKEKHSMVIKTLSKPETVAIDIFDKMGLRFVTGSVFDAFRVIKYLRLHNAICFANVVPNQSRNTLFPTNLFLETIDELIETKKPIEAEEVEAKLKALMSSEAHRGKFREKFNPFSDEGYRVVKFICRQLIKIKTNTGMLRFFYPYEIQIMDYQTYVSNLSGTAAHGEYKRRQRKAARDRVLGEIYFSPENSGT, encoded by the coding sequence GTGGCGGTCAATTTAGATTTTCCTAAACAACTTATGAAAACGGTTATCGGTGGTTTTAGTACCATTGATATTCCAAGTCTTGATTTTCATTCACTTGAAGAGGCTGGAGAATTTTTAAAATCATACGGATATGATCTTTCAAAACCTGAAGAAGACGATGCCATCTGGAAAGTTTTTGATCAAACCATAGAAATGATGCAGAAGTTTATTCTCGAACCTGATGAAAAAATTCCTGATGTTTTAGCATCAAAAGATAAGGTTCAAGATATCAGACGCCTTTTGTTATATGCCAGCACACGAGATCATGCTCAAAATATTATGCAACTTTGGTCATGCGCTATTTTAAGAGTAATGCATTGTGTGGCTCACGTTGAAAACGATTTATTTTTTAATTACACATCAGAAATTCAAGACCAGATTCTTAAACCCGTACAATCCCGCGTTGTTTCGCTGCCCCACGGTGAACTCTATTTGGGAAGTAAAGATGACGTAGATCAAATTCCGTTGATGAAATTTGAAGTTAAAGCATTTAAAGAAAAACACAGCATGGTTATTAAAACTTTAAGTAAACCTGAGACTGTGGCTATTGATATTTTTGATAAGATGGGTTTGCGTTTTGTTACGGGTTCAGTTTTTGATGCATTTCGCGTCATTAAGTATTTAAGACTTCACAACGCTATTTGTTTTGCTAACGTGGTGCCAAATCAATCGCGAAATACTTTGTTCCCGACGAATCTGTTTTTAGAAACTATTGATGAGCTTATTGAAACTAAAAAACCAATTGAAGCAGAAGAAGTTGAGGCAAAGCTAAAAGCTCTTATGAGTTCAGAGGCTCATCGAGGGAAATTTAGAGAAAAATTTAATCCGTTTAGTGATGAAGGTTATCGGGTAGTAAAATTTATTTGTCGACAACTTATAAAAATAAAAACAAATACCGGAATGCTACGGTTTTTTTACCCTTATGAAATTCAAATCATGGATTATCAAACATACGTTAGTAATCTCTCTGGTACTGCCGCCCATGGTGAGTACAAACGTCGTCAACGAAAAGCTGCTAGAGATCGTGTTCTGGGTGAAATCTATTTTTCACCAGAAAATTCTGGAACCTAA
- a CDS encoding AAA family ATPase, translating to MKAQKLLILLITVFSINALAILEPPVRRFVYKFPNENKLVSVPGYGVYFLPRSAPTNAVPLDPSALIVHGKILRVAVNEQVESQLLFDSWIASKIVSNQVSEISNYQALAIKQRGTFVFFQVGDELHFVNQNGNHVTLPISQATYPHEIVGGHKVGMKTHVEYKQVGNVSYKIISIVAGKNQSDVFLVRDDGASIQLGTVKSIKSPKSTIIPLGTLKITDGKKSVTTSEGLSVEGLAEVFNLDAWNPQKHVPSQVGYTKSELDERKSEIQKTFKDAGVVQRPQDVLPLEESMDVGSEKPTDDPKDPYIKTEDNKWIKSSVIINESFINLSKEISTSNKIFDIYEPQEIQALRSVLLYKQAGSAIVIGEPGSGKTELVRSFIKMVLDGKFPEISKDTKFIQINATDFDAGSKWKGVTELRVKALIAYAKVNDVIFIFDDMHSLRGGGTHSGQANDFFAQISAELANGKVRFIGTTNHDGFKKSLAGDRSLNRRMRQIIKKEIPQEKMLEALHMWAEKVGYQPLSNELNQHVIYVAGEIDAIGTVLERASRHLEAVYAYAQLESVPVNQITKKYIETIATKVKQVNADEFDPQFRINKVKTTRENLDHYVKNYTDVKDAVIDDLILALTGSQDASKPRGRRMFVGPKGVAKTWFATHMTDGFVRINMSEYGAGKTSDDLLNTIYEAVLKNPYAHLFFDEIEKAHTSVQNTLLTMMDSDHFYTKASLDGSQSRVNQVSVRVDIRRVTITFASNAGQKFINDWIKKSQPSTQSTIGFSAANKKTKELVDKEIALPTEGQIRKAVIEEGVSEFLVDRMTGVHAFFPPKNTKEVRDILELKLNLLIESQAKAKGIKFLVADAKSLLSKFAAKYFSEQISLRVLIDNFEREVRLDIAKRILPHVGGALPSCITLLDAASRP from the coding sequence ATGAAGGCTCAAAAATTACTCATTCTCTTAATCACAGTATTTTCAATCAATGCACTCGCAATACTTGAGCCTCCTGTTCGAAGATTTGTTTATAAATTTCCTAATGAGAATAAACTGGTAAGTGTACCTGGCTATGGTGTTTATTTTTTGCCAAGATCTGCTCCAACAAACGCTGTTCCTCTTGATCCAAGTGCACTCATCGTGCATGGAAAAATTCTACGAGTCGCAGTAAATGAGCAGGTAGAATCACAACTGCTTTTTGATAGTTGGATTGCCTCTAAGATTGTATCAAATCAAGTTTCAGAAATATCAAATTACCAGGCACTGGCTATTAAACAACGCGGTACTTTTGTATTTTTTCAAGTAGGAGATGAACTTCATTTTGTAAACCAAAATGGAAATCATGTAACACTGCCGATTTCTCAAGCGACATATCCCCATGAAATCGTAGGTGGGCATAAAGTCGGAATGAAAACACATGTTGAGTACAAACAAGTAGGTAATGTTAGTTATAAAATTATAAGTATCGTTGCAGGTAAAAACCAAAGTGATGTTTTTTTAGTTAGAGATGATGGAGCGAGTATTCAGTTGGGTACAGTCAAATCAATAAAAAGCCCAAAATCTACTATTATACCACTTGGGACACTAAAAATTACCGACGGCAAAAAATCAGTAACCACAAGTGAAGGTTTGAGTGTTGAAGGTTTAGCAGAAGTTTTTAATTTAGACGCGTGGAACCCACAGAAGCATGTCCCTAGTCAAGTCGGTTATACCAAAAGTGAATTAGATGAACGAAAAAGTGAAATTCAAAAAACTTTTAAAGATGCTGGAGTTGTACAAAGACCTCAGGATGTATTACCTCTAGAAGAATCAATGGATGTGGGTTCTGAAAAACCAACGGATGATCCAAAAGACCCATATATTAAGACGGAAGATAATAAATGGATCAAATCTTCGGTCATAATCAATGAATCATTTATTAATTTATCAAAAGAAATCAGTACAAGTAATAAAATATTTGATATCTATGAACCCCAAGAAATTCAAGCCCTACGCAGTGTGCTTCTCTACAAGCAAGCAGGAAGTGCAATTGTAATCGGAGAACCTGGTTCAGGCAAAACTGAACTAGTTCGAAGTTTTATAAAAATGGTTTTGGATGGTAAGTTTCCTGAAATTTCAAAAGACACAAAATTTATTCAGATCAATGCCACTGATTTTGATGCGGGCTCAAAATGGAAGGGCGTAACTGAGTTACGTGTTAAAGCCCTTATTGCATATGCAAAAGTAAACGATGTTATTTTTATTTTTGATGACATGCATTCACTTAGAGGTGGCGGCACTCACTCAGGTCAGGCTAATGACTTTTTTGCGCAAATAAGTGCAGAATTAGCAAACGGCAAAGTTCGTTTTATCGGTACAACAAATCATGATGGCTTTAAGAAAAGTCTTGCTGGTGATAGAAGTCTTAATCGCCGGATGAGACAAATTATTAAAAAAGAAATTCCACAAGAAAAAATGCTTGAAGCACTTCATATGTGGGCAGAAAAAGTGGGGTATCAACCACTTTCAAATGAATTAAATCAACATGTCATTTATGTCGCAGGTGAAATCGATGCCATCGGTACAGTTTTAGAGCGTGCAAGTAGGCACTTAGAGGCCGTTTACGCATATGCACAGCTAGAATCAGTGCCAGTTAATCAAATCACTAAAAAATATATAGAAACCATTGCTACCAAGGTAAAACAAGTCAATGCAGATGAATTTGACCCTCAATTTAGAATCAACAAAGTTAAAACTACACGTGAAAACCTAGATCATTATGTTAAAAATTATACTGACGTAAAAGACGCTGTTATTGACGATCTTATATTGGCGTTAACAGGTTCTCAAGATGCCTCAAAACCTCGTGGCAGGCGCATGTTTGTTGGGCCTAAGGGAGTGGCAAAGACTTGGTTTGCAACACATATGACTGATGGTTTTGTACGTATCAATATGAGCGAATATGGTGCCGGTAAAACGTCAGATGATTTACTCAATACAATTTATGAAGCAGTGCTGAAAAATCCTTACGCACATTTATTTTTTGATGAAATTGAAAAAGCACACACATCAGTGCAAAACACTTTACTCACGATGATGGATAGCGATCATTTTTATACAAAGGCTTCACTAGATGGTTCGCAAAGTAGAGTTAATCAAGTGTCAGTAAGAGTTGATATTCGTCGTGTGACTATCACTTTTGCTTCAAATGCTGGGCAAAAATTTATTAATGACTGGATCAAAAAATCTCAACCTTCAACTCAAAGTACAATTGGCTTTTCGGCTGCAAACAAAAAAACAAAAGAGCTAGTAGATAAAGAAATCGCATTACCAACTGAAGGGCAAATTCGAAAAGCTGTAATTGAAGAAGGTGTTTCTGAATTTCTTGTTGATCGAATGACAGGAGTACATGCATTTTTTCCACCCAAAAATACTAAAGAAGTGCGTGATATTTTAGAGCTTAAACTTAATCTTTTAATTGAATCTCAGGCAAAGGCTAAGGGTATCAAATTTTTAGTTGCAGATGCCAAAAGCCTTTTAAGTAAGTTTGCGGCGAAATATTTTTCTGAACAGATATCTTTAAGAGTTCTTATAGATAATTTTGAGCGCGAAGTGAGACTTGATATTGCTAAAAGAATTCTCCCTCATGTGGGGGGTGCACTGCCTAGTTGTATTACTCTACTTGACGCTGCAAGCCGCCCTTAA
- a CDS encoding SIS domain-containing protein: MSAADGYVKTVTEKIENLLATQKPVLESVALAIFKSLTSGDDANSLKCTPNVWHLFGAGHSHMVVEEAFHRAGGLIPINPWLEEYLMPHAGPSRNGPLERLSGLAKVIFDFYKPQAGEVITIISNSGINATSVEMAEHAKKAGLITVAITNIEHSKKTSSRHVSGKKLYELCDHVIDSGGIPGDAVVKIQGLDVPVGPLSTILGSITVNYLSVRVCEYFSESGKVAPVYLSANLPGGDERNKKLEQQYKSRISRLQ, from the coding sequence ATGTCAGCAGCTGATGGATACGTAAAAACCGTAACAGAAAAGATTGAAAATCTTTTAGCTACACAAAAACCTGTGCTCGAAAGTGTGGCACTTGCGATTTTTAAAAGTCTAACTTCTGGTGATGATGCCAATTCTTTAAAGTGTACTCCAAACGTTTGGCATCTCTTTGGTGCTGGGCATTCGCACATGGTGGTTGAAGAAGCATTTCATCGTGCGGGTGGGCTAATACCAATTAACCCATGGCTTGAAGAGTATCTCATGCCCCATGCAGGTCCTTCGCGTAATGGGCCACTTGAAAGACTTTCAGGTCTTGCTAAAGTAATTTTTGATTTTTATAAGCCACAAGCAGGTGAAGTGATTACTATCATTTCAAATTCAGGAATCAATGCCACGAGCGTTGAAATGGCAGAACATGCTAAAAAAGCTGGCCTTATTACTGTGGCAATCACGAATATCGAGCATTCTAAAAAAACTTCCAGCCGACATGTCAGTGGCAAAAAACTCTATGAACTTTGTGACCATGTTATTGATTCAGGTGGCATACCAGGTGATGCAGTTGTAAAAATTCAAGGTCTAGATGTTCCTGTGGGGCCACTCTCAACTATTTTAGGGTCAATCACGGTAAATTATTTATCTGTGAGAGTTTGTGAGTATTTTTCTGAGAGTGGTAAAGTGGCCCCTGTGTATCTTTCTGCAAATTTACCAGGAGGGGATGAGCGTAATAAAAAACTTGAACAGCAATACAAATCCCGTATCTCGCGCCTACAGTAA
- a CDS encoding 3-hydroxyacyl-CoA dehydrogenase NAD-binding domain-containing protein: MSNEKLKAVTKNIQTQSDAIRLKAEGEIAWVEFDMPNEKVNKLSSGVLMRLHEIIEELSKSTFKVAILISRKPSIFIAGADIEEIKALKTPDDAETACHLGQSIFLALEELKIPTIAAIHGACLGGGCEMVLACDYRICSDDPATKIGLPEVLLGVIPGFGGTQRLPRTVGLQASLDIILAGKSVDGRKALKIGLVDKSVPKEVLAQQARLHALEVIKGGAKKRTKYFNAQGMGNSFLESALGRPIVFSQAKKMVLSQSKGHYPAPLKAIEVIKRTYKGNFKKGLAIEAHAFGEVATTDVSKNLISLFYLTEAVKKQTGISTDVKSKEVKSIGVLGAGIMGGGIAQLAAEKEMIVRLKDITFEAIGKGLKAANEIFSKAMKRKKLTRYDYKRKMGLISGGTDFAGFKTLDVVVEAIVEDLNVKKKVLGDLVKYCKDDVIIASNTSSLRINDMAVALTKPENFVGMHFFNPVNKMPLIEVIRGEKTSDEATATIFALCKKMGKTPIVVKDGPGFLVNRLLMPYLNEACYVLGDGASVEFIDKALLKFGMPMGPLHLIDEVGLDTSAKVAKVLGHEFGVRAEACPLMGKVVDAKKLGRKNNSGFYIYDSAGKKEVDQKIYEILGLSNPKNPFTEQEIVYRVLFPMINEAALCLEEGIVTTPDAVDLGMIMGTGFPPFRGGLLRWADSIGTAKIVDELELLSTKWGPRFKPSAPLRSMAKTERKFYK; encoded by the coding sequence TTGTCGAACGAGAAGCTTAAGGCAGTAACAAAAAATATTCAGACTCAGTCCGACGCCATCAGGCTAAAAGCTGAAGGTGAAATCGCTTGGGTGGAATTTGACATGCCAAACGAAAAGGTAAATAAACTTTCAAGCGGTGTTTTGATGAGGCTTCATGAAATTATCGAAGAGCTCTCAAAATCAACGTTCAAAGTTGCTATCTTGATTTCACGAAAGCCCAGCATTTTTATTGCAGGTGCTGATATTGAAGAAATAAAAGCTTTAAAAACACCCGATGATGCAGAGACTGCTTGTCACCTAGGGCAAAGTATTTTCTTAGCACTTGAAGAATTAAAAATCCCGACGATTGCTGCTATTCATGGCGCTTGTCTGGGTGGTGGATGTGAAATGGTTTTGGCTTGTGATTATCGAATTTGCAGTGATGACCCAGCCACAAAAATTGGATTACCTGAAGTTTTATTAGGTGTGATTCCCGGCTTTGGCGGAACCCAAAGATTGCCTCGAACAGTGGGGTTACAAGCGTCACTTGATATTATTTTAGCTGGAAAATCAGTTGATGGTAGAAAAGCTTTAAAGATAGGTCTTGTAGATAAAAGTGTGCCCAAAGAAGTTTTAGCTCAGCAAGCAAGACTTCATGCACTTGAAGTTATTAAAGGTGGGGCGAAAAAGAGGACAAAATATTTTAATGCACAAGGTATGGGAAATTCTTTTTTAGAAAGTGCTCTAGGAAGGCCTATTGTATTTTCTCAAGCAAAAAAGATGGTGCTCTCTCAATCCAAGGGGCATTACCCAGCACCTCTAAAGGCCATTGAAGTAATTAAGAGAACATACAAAGGTAACTTTAAAAAAGGTTTAGCCATTGAAGCACACGCGTTTGGCGAAGTCGCCACAACAGATGTGAGTAAAAACCTTATTAGCCTTTTTTACCTCACAGAAGCCGTCAAAAAACAAACAGGAATTTCAACAGATGTGAAGTCAAAAGAAGTGAAAAGCATTGGCGTTTTAGGTGCTGGAATCATGGGTGGTGGTATCGCTCAACTGGCTGCAGAAAAAGAAATGATCGTAAGACTAAAAGACATTACTTTTGAAGCAATTGGAAAAGGGCTTAAGGCTGCAAATGAGATTTTTTCAAAAGCCATGAAACGTAAGAAACTCACACGCTATGACTATAAAAGGAAAATGGGTTTAATTAGTGGGGGTACAGACTTTGCTGGGTTTAAAACTTTAGATGTAGTTGTTGAGGCTATTGTTGAAGATCTTAATGTGAAGAAAAAAGTTTTAGGTGATCTTGTAAAATATTGTAAAGACGATGTGATCATTGCAAGTAACACTTCAAGCCTGCGAATTAACGATATGGCTGTGGCACTTACGAAGCCTGAAAACTTTGTGGGAATGCACTTTTTTAATCCAGTAAATAAAATGCCCTTAATCGAAGTTATTCGTGGCGAAAAAACAAGTGACGAAGCAACAGCTACTATTTTTGCATTATGTAAAAAAATGGGCAAAACACCTATCGTTGTAAAAGATGGTCCGGGGTTTTTAGTAAACCGTTTACTAATGCCGTATTTAAATGAAGCTTGTTATGTTTTAGGCGATGGGGCAAGTGTTGAGTTTATCGATAAAGCCCTTTTAAAATTTGGAATGCCCATGGGTCCACTACATCTTATTGATGAAGTTGGGTTAGATACTTCTGCAAAAGTTGCAAAAGTATTGGGTCATGAGTTTGGCGTTAGAGCTGAAGCTTGTCCACTTATGGGTAAAGTTGTTGATGCAAAAAAACTGGGGCGAAAAAACAACTCAGGGTTTTACATTTATGATAGTGCTGGCAAAAAAGAGGTAGATCAAAAAATCTATGAAATTCTAGGTCTTTCAAATCCAAAAAATCCATTTACCGAGCAAGAAATTGTTTATAGGGTTTTGTTCCCGATGATTAATGAAGCAGCTCTTTGTTTGGAAGAGGGAATCGTAACAACACCTGACGCAGTAGATTTAGGTATGATCATGGGTACGGGCTTTCCTCCGTTTAGAGGCGGGCTTTTAAGATGGGCAGATTCTATAGGCACAGCAAAGATCGTAGATGAACTTGAACTTTTATCTACAAAATGGGGTCCAAGATTTAAACCCTCAGCACCTTTAAGAAGCATGGCAAAAACCGAGCGAAAATTTTATAAATAA